In Bradyrhizobium sp. G127, one genomic interval encodes:
- a CDS encoding Do family serine endopeptidase, whose translation MTDRPTDFSKLPSYTAPRRSIFSARKFALMASVVAGLGVATYGLTPSNNFDLLTTTAHAQVNKEVRQVQQPVGFADIVERVKPSVISVRVKIAEKQVSSDSADNGDNPFPPGSPMERFFKRFGGPDGFPGGRGGRGGRGGGQVTGQGSGFFISADGFAVTNNHVVDGADKVEVTTDDGKTHTAKVIGTDPRTDLALIKVDGVSNLPFAKLSDGQPRIGDWVLAVGNPFGLGGTVTAGIVSARGRDIGNGPYDDFIQIDAPVNKGNSGGPTFNTEGDVVGVNTAIYSPSGGSVGIAFAIPASTVKSVVQQLKDKGSVSRGWIGVQIQQVTPEIADSLGLKKTEGALVAEPQPNGPAAKAGVESGDVITRVNDLPVKDARELARTIGGMAPGQTVKLVVVHKGQDKILSMTLGELPNAKQAKADTDQNDDGGGKATRGSVTVPNLGLTLAPATSVAGAGKEGVVVTNVDPNSPSAERGFKEGDVIVEVAGKLVSTPGEVREAITAARADNKNSVLVRVKSGDSSRFVAMPVAKG comes from the coding sequence ATGACCGACCGTCCGACCGACTTTTCGAAGCTCCCATCCTATACCGCGCCGCGCCGTTCCATTTTCTCCGCGCGCAAGTTCGCGCTGATGGCTTCGGTCGTCGCGGGTCTGGGCGTTGCAACTTATGGCCTGACCCCCTCCAATAACTTCGATCTCCTGACCACGACTGCGCATGCGCAGGTCAACAAGGAGGTCCGTCAGGTTCAGCAGCCGGTTGGTTTTGCCGATATCGTCGAGCGGGTGAAGCCGTCGGTGATTTCGGTACGCGTGAAGATCGCAGAAAAGCAGGTGTCGAGCGACAGCGCCGACAATGGTGATAATCCGTTCCCGCCCGGTTCGCCGATGGAGCGCTTCTTCAAGCGCTTCGGCGGTCCGGATGGATTCCCCGGCGGTCGCGGCGGCCGTGGCGGACGCGGCGGCGGTCAAGTGACCGGCCAGGGTTCGGGCTTCTTCATCTCGGCTGACGGTTTCGCCGTCACCAACAACCACGTCGTCGACGGCGCGGACAAGGTTGAAGTCACGACCGATGACGGCAAGACCCACACCGCCAAGGTGATCGGCACCGATCCGCGCACCGACCTCGCATTGATCAAGGTCGATGGCGTCAGCAACTTGCCGTTCGCCAAGCTTTCCGACGGTCAGCCGCGCATCGGCGACTGGGTGCTGGCGGTCGGCAATCCGTTCGGCCTCGGCGGCACCGTGACCGCGGGCATCGTTTCGGCACGCGGCCGTGACATCGGCAACGGACCCTATGACGATTTCATCCAGATCGACGCGCCCGTGAACAAGGGCAACTCGGGCGGCCCGACCTTCAACACCGAAGGCGACGTCGTCGGCGTCAACACCGCGATCTACTCGCCGTCGGGCGGCAGCGTCGGCATCGCCTTCGCGATCCCGGCCTCCACGGTGAAGAGTGTCGTGCAGCAGCTCAAGGACAAGGGCTCGGTCAGCCGCGGCTGGATCGGCGTCCAGATCCAGCAGGTGACGCCTGAGATCGCCGACAGCCTCGGCCTGAAGAAGACCGAAGGCGCGCTGGTTGCCGAGCCGCAGCCCAACGGTCCGGCCGCGAAGGCCGGCGTTGAATCCGGCGACGTCATCACCCGGGTCAACGATCTGCCCGTCAAGGATGCGCGCGAACTGGCGCGGACCATCGGCGGCATGGCTCCCGGCCAGACCGTGAAGCTGGTTGTGGTCCACAAGGGCCAGGACAAGATTCTCAGCATGACGCTCGGCGAGTTGCCGAATGCCAAGCAGGCCAAAGCGGATACCGACCAGAACGATGACGGTGGCGGCAAGGCCACGCGAGGCAGCGTCACCGTGCCGAACCTCGGTCTGACGCTTGCTCCGGCGACCAGCGTCGCCGGCGCGGGCAAGGAAGGTGTGGTGGTGACCAATGTCGATCCGAACAGCCCGTCGGCCGAGCGCGGTTTCAAGGAAGGCGACGTGATCGTCGAAGTCGCCGGCAAGCTGGTCTCGACGCCGGGCGAGGTTCGCGAGGCGATCACCGCCGCGCGCGCCGACAACAAGAACAGCGTGCTGGTCCGTGTGAAGTCCGGCGACTCGTCGCGCTTCGTCGCGATGCCGGTGGCCAAAGGTTAA
- a CDS encoding response regulator transcription factor has product MLHQSSVVPTQTESQMRLLIVEDDRESADYLVKAFREVGHVADLASDGEEGLALAESGEYDVLVIDRMLPKRDGLSIIGTLRGKGNHTPALILSALGQVDDRIKGLRAGGDDYLPKPYSFAELLARVEVLSRRHGGPSEETTYRVGDLELDRLSHQVKRGATEITLQPREFRLLEYLMKHAGQVVTRTMLLENVWDYHFDPQTNVIDVHISRLRSKIDKGHDRPLLHTIRGAGYMIRDGIR; this is encoded by the coding sequence ATGCTGCACCAAAGCTCCGTTGTTCCGACCCAGACCGAATCACAGATGCGATTGCTTATCGTTGAAGACGACCGCGAGTCTGCCGACTATCTCGTGAAGGCGTTTCGCGAGGTTGGCCATGTCGCCGATCTCGCCAGCGACGGCGAGGAGGGCCTCGCGCTGGCCGAATCCGGCGAGTACGACGTGCTCGTGATCGACCGCATGCTGCCGAAGCGGGACGGACTGTCGATCATCGGCACCCTGCGCGGCAAGGGCAATCACACACCGGCGCTGATCCTGTCGGCGCTCGGCCAGGTCGATGACCGCATCAAGGGCCTGCGCGCCGGTGGCGACGACTATCTGCCGAAGCCTTATTCATTCGCGGAACTGCTGGCGCGCGTCGAGGTGCTGTCGCGCCGTCACGGCGGGCCGTCCGAGGAGACGACCTATCGCGTCGGCGATCTCGAACTCGACCGGCTTTCGCATCAGGTCAAGCGCGGCGCCACCGAGATCACATTGCAGCCGCGGGAATTCCGGCTGCTCGAATATCTGATGAAGCACGCAGGGCAGGTGGTGACCCGCACCATGCTGCTCGAGAACGTGTGGGACTATCACTTCGATCCGCAGACCAATGTGATCGACGTCCATATCTCGCGGCTGCGCTCCAAGATCGACAAGGGACACGATCGTCCGCTGCTGCACACCATTCGTGGTGCCGGATACATGATCCGTGACGGCATTCGGTAA
- a CDS encoding ATP-binding protein, translating to MTAFGKLVRTTAFRLTLVYLFLFALFAASLLGYFAWNTRRMITEQIVETVNSELSELTDQYTRNGLRGLVSAVEGRALRPGANLYLVTTPQGQGVAGNVASLAPGIMDHPGWAETFYKRLEENDANTKSHFALVKVAQLSGGFRILVGRDLEERRRLFGIVAKAAQWSVLIVVVLGLGGGVFVARRVLRRIDAMTGTTQRIMAGDLAERLPVGRSGDEIDRLAENLNAMLERIEALMAGLKEVSDNIAHDLKTPLTRLRNRAEDALAKSSNEGEYRAALERTIEESDGLIRTFNALLMIARAESGQARDNMTDFDAGEVAHGIHELYEPLAEDKGMTLSVSADTATIHGNRELISQALANLVENAIKYGQPVTTPLESAADGSDAAAKPSDILIEARRNGDNVLLSVTDHGPGIPEADRQRAVERFVRLEASRTQPGSGLGLSLASAVATLHGGGLRLADSQPGLRVTLVIPSRGVEQNSV from the coding sequence GTGACGGCATTCGGTAAACTTGTCCGGACCACTGCGTTTCGCCTGACGCTGGTCTACCTGTTCCTGTTCGCGCTATTCGCGGCGTCGCTGCTGGGCTACTTCGCCTGGAACACGCGGCGCATGATCACCGAGCAGATCGTCGAGACTGTCAATTCCGAACTCAGCGAACTCACCGACCAGTATACGCGCAACGGCCTGCGTGGACTGGTCTCCGCCGTCGAAGGCCGAGCGTTGCGTCCGGGCGCGAACCTGTATCTCGTCACCACGCCGCAGGGGCAGGGCGTCGCCGGTAACGTCGCCTCGCTGGCGCCGGGCATCATGGACCATCCCGGCTGGGCCGAGACGTTCTACAAGCGGCTCGAAGAAAACGATGCCAACACCAAAAGTCATTTCGCGCTGGTGAAGGTGGCGCAACTCTCCGGCGGCTTCCGGATTCTGGTGGGCCGCGATCTGGAAGAGCGGCGGCGGCTGTTCGGCATTGTGGCCAAGGCCGCGCAATGGTCGGTGCTGATCGTGGTCGTTCTCGGCCTCGGCGGCGGCGTGTTCGTTGCGCGCCGCGTGCTGCGCCGGATCGACGCCATGACCGGCACCACGCAGCGGATCATGGCGGGCGATCTCGCCGAGCGCTTGCCGGTCGGGCGCAGCGGCGACGAAATCGACCGGCTCGCTGAAAATCTCAATGCCATGCTGGAGCGTATCGAGGCGCTAATGGCCGGGCTCAAGGAAGTGTCCGACAACATCGCCCACGATCTCAAGACGCCGCTGACGCGGCTGCGTAATCGCGCCGAGGACGCGCTTGCGAAATCCAGCAACGAGGGCGAATATCGCGCGGCGCTGGAACGGACCATCGAAGAATCCGACGGCCTGATCCGCACTTTCAATGCGCTGCTGATGATCGCGCGCGCGGAATCTGGTCAGGCCCGTGACAACATGACCGACTTCGACGCGGGGGAAGTGGCCCACGGCATCCACGAGCTTTATGAGCCGCTGGCAGAAGACAAAGGCATGACGCTTTCGGTCTCGGCCGATACCGCGACGATCCACGGCAATCGCGAGCTCATCAGCCAGGCGCTCGCGAACCTCGTCGAGAATGCCATCAAGTATGGCCAGCCGGTCACCACGCCGCTGGAAAGCGCGGCGGACGGGTCGGACGCTGCTGCGAAACCGTCCGATATTCTGATCGAGGCGCGGCGGAACGGGGATAATGTTCTTCTCAGTGTCACAGACCATGGGCCTGGCATTCCAGAGGCCGACCGCCAGCGTGCGGTGGAGCGGTTTGTCCGGCTGGAAGCCAGCCGCACTCAGCCCGGCTCTGGGCTTGGTTTGAGTCTGGCATCGGCTGTCGCGACGTTGCATGGTGGCGGCCTGCGACTCGCCGACAGTCAGCCGGGGCTGCGCGTGACGCTTGTGATCCCGAGCCGGGGCGTGGAACAAAATAGCGTATGA
- a CDS encoding PAS domain-containing sensor histidine kinase, translating into MARSHAATTCVQSDSIKGMAQSIAKPAYHRLLIAESTLRRAVPTLIIAFLVTICIGAFVQVLDQTRQKRASLKRDLSALADVLAERLDRIVLTRQDRAAPSERFQNMLPGLVPSWGIAAGRHVIVTGEGQHIIARIPADENTEDAGRLLDVLSATQLLTLRGSQSGVVEIELPGTPHALATQRAIKSLPGQVVVIQEQIESPWRSDAALQITLSATTGFVVLILGFAFHWQSTRAREGDLINDAVRSRIDTALNRGRCGLWDWDLSRGRIFWSQSMFELLGLEGRSDLLTFGEVNALVMSDDIDLFVIADQLVAGKLDHIDQTFRMRHANGHWIWLRVRCELSQGPNDNGSHLIGIAVDITEQKSLAEKTVEADLRLRDAIETIPEAFVLWDADNRLVLCNSHFKRLHKLPDSAVKQGTSYETVSKVGRMPEIRTRLPNSPEPGARTFEAQLDDGSWLNISERRTKDGGYVSVGTDITQIKLHEQKLIDNDLRLTANVIDLKRSQTELERQAQLLAELAQKYADEKNRAEEANQTKSKFLANMSHELRTPLNAIIGFSEVMGSGMFGALGSEKYQEYCNDIMTSGNYLLDVINDILDMSKIEAGRMKLDYEPLDLAQTLTESLRVVSGRAENKNLTVNSDIRGAIPILADRRAMKQIAVNLLSNAVKFTPDGGKITVRSRMINKSVMLTIADSGIGIAPQSLVKLGRPFEQVESQLTKSYHGSGLGLAIAKSLANLHGGSMKLRSRLGVGTIVCVTLPCGHREHAAPSIIAEAVPQAAPGKPRARRSASPARAPRATKSPERLQPASARAEDPPRLFPV; encoded by the coding sequence ATGGCGCGTTCGCACGCAGCGACGACGTGTGTCCAATCCGATTCGATCAAAGGAATGGCACAGTCGATTGCGAAGCCGGCTTACCACCGCCTGCTGATCGCGGAATCGACTCTCCGCCGCGCCGTTCCCACCCTCATCATCGCCTTCCTCGTCACCATCTGCATCGGCGCTTTCGTCCAGGTTCTCGATCAGACCCGGCAGAAGCGCGCTTCGTTGAAGCGTGACCTGTCGGCGCTGGCGGATGTGCTGGCGGAACGCCTCGACCGTATCGTTCTGACGCGGCAGGATCGCGCGGCGCCGAGCGAGCGGTTTCAAAACATGCTGCCCGGGCTGGTGCCCTCGTGGGGCATCGCCGCCGGCCGCCATGTCATCGTCACCGGCGAAGGACAACACATCATCGCGCGCATTCCCGCCGACGAAAATACCGAAGATGCGGGACGCCTGCTCGATGTGCTAAGCGCCACGCAATTGCTGACCCTGCGAGGAAGCCAGAGCGGCGTGGTCGAAATCGAGTTGCCGGGCACTCCCCACGCCCTTGCCACCCAGCGCGCGATCAAATCGCTGCCCGGACAGGTCGTCGTCATTCAGGAGCAGATTGAATCGCCGTGGCGCTCCGACGCTGCGCTGCAGATCACATTGTCCGCCACTACCGGCTTCGTGGTGCTGATCCTCGGCTTCGCATTTCACTGGCAATCGACCCGCGCCCGCGAAGGCGACCTCATCAACGATGCCGTGCGCTCGCGAATCGATACCGCGCTGAACCGCGGCCGCTGCGGATTGTGGGACTGGGATCTGTCGCGCGGACGCATCTTCTGGTCGCAGTCGATGTTTGAACTGCTCGGGTTGGAAGGTCGCAGCGACCTGCTGACGTTCGGCGAGGTCAATGCGCTGGTGATGTCGGACGACATCGACCTGTTCGTGATCGCCGATCAACTGGTCGCCGGAAAGCTCGACCATATCGATCAGACGTTCCGGATGCGCCACGCCAACGGCCACTGGATCTGGCTGCGCGTGCGGTGCGAGCTCAGTCAGGGACCGAACGACAACGGGAGCCATCTGATCGGCATCGCGGTCGACATCACCGAGCAGAAAAGCCTTGCCGAGAAGACGGTCGAAGCCGACCTGCGCCTGCGCGACGCCATCGAGACCATCCCGGAAGCGTTCGTGCTGTGGGACGCCGACAACCGCCTCGTCCTCTGCAATTCGCACTTTAAACGCTTGCACAAGCTCCCCGACTCCGCGGTCAAGCAAGGCACCTCCTACGAGACCGTGAGCAAGGTCGGCAGGATGCCGGAAATCCGCACCCGGCTGCCGAATTCGCCGGAGCCCGGCGCACGCACCTTCGAGGCGCAACTGGATGACGGAAGCTGGCTCAACATCAGCGAGCGACGCACCAAGGACGGCGGCTATGTCTCGGTCGGAACCGACATCACCCAGATCAAGCTGCATGAACAGAAGCTGATCGACAACGATCTTCGCCTCACCGCCAACGTGATCGATCTCAAGCGCTCCCAGACCGAGCTCGAGCGTCAGGCTCAGTTGCTGGCCGAACTGGCGCAGAAATATGCCGACGAGAAAAACCGCGCCGAGGAAGCCAACCAGACCAAGTCGAAATTCCTGGCCAACATGAGCCACGAATTACGCACCCCGCTGAATGCCATCATCGGCTTCTCGGAGGTCATGGGCAGCGGAATGTTCGGCGCGCTCGGCTCCGAGAAATATCAGGAATACTGCAACGACATCATGACCAGCGGAAACTATCTGCTGGACGTCATCAACGACATCCTCGACATGTCGAAGATCGAAGCCGGACGCATGAAGCTCGACTACGAGCCGCTCGATCTCGCACAAACGCTCACCGAATCCCTGCGGGTGGTATCCGGCCGCGCCGAGAACAAGAACCTGACGGTGAATTCCGATATTCGCGGCGCGATTCCGATCCTCGCCGATCGCCGCGCCATGAAGCAGATCGCGGTCAACCTGTTGTCCAACGCGGTGAAGTTCACGCCGGACGGCGGCAAGATCACGGTGCGCAGTCGCATGATCAACAAGTCGGTGATGCTGACCATCGCCGACAGCGGCATCGGCATCGCGCCGCAGTCGCTGGTCAAGCTCGGCCGCCCGTTCGAGCAGGTCGAAAGCCAGTTGACCAAGAGCTATCACGGCTCGGGGCTTGGCCTCGCCATCGCCAAGTCACTTGCCAATCTGCACGGCGGGTCGATGAAACTGCGCTCCCGGCTCGGCGTCGGCACCATCGTATGCGTGACACTGCCGTGCGGCCACCGCGAACACGCTGCGCCGAGTATTATTGCCGAGGCCGTCCCTCAAGCAGCGCCAGGAAAACCTCGCGCACGCCGCTCTGCGTCTCCCGCACGCGCGCCTCGAGCGACGAAAAGTCCGGAGCGTCTCCAGCCCGCGTCAGCACGCGCAGAAGATCCTCCCCGGCTGTTTCCGGTTTGA
- a CDS encoding cation diffusion facilitator family transporter produces MSAVKQQVAAISIVASASMAAIKFAVGIAIGSIALISEALHSSVDLIATVITWIVVRISDRPADAEHHYGHGKLESLSALGVIALLYILAGGIVVEAYGRLREGAAPPTLSALPFVVLVVDIAVNFWRARALHKTAMDTKSQALEADALHFASDVLGSFAVIAGLGLTALGYAWGDSGAAIAVAVLISILGLRLGKSTIETLLDRAPDGASEKAEAAIRGIPGVVDVERLRVRMVGARHFVDATVHVPRTYPIDRIDDIKRKAQDAVSEALHDADLTFTATPVAHSNESVRERIMVIARNSGLAIHHVTVHDLGEKLTVSIDLEVDGDMPLKDAHDIAHRLEASIREEFGADAEVDTHIEPLEPELPLGSDAAPGRVETVQRALSRFAAEGGAIHDVHNVRVRDTDAGEIVNFHCRAVPSMSVIDVHEKVDEIERALRHAFPSVKRVISHAEPAR; encoded by the coding sequence ATGAGCGCAGTCAAGCAACAGGTAGCCGCGATTTCAATCGTCGCCAGCGCAAGCATGGCGGCGATCAAGTTCGCCGTGGGCATCGCCATCGGCAGTATCGCGCTGATCTCGGAAGCGCTGCACTCCTCGGTCGATCTCATCGCCACGGTCATCACCTGGATCGTGGTGCGGATTTCCGACCGGCCCGCCGACGCGGAACATCACTACGGCCACGGCAAGCTGGAAAGCCTCTCCGCGCTCGGCGTGATCGCCCTGCTCTACATTCTGGCCGGCGGCATCGTGGTCGAGGCTTACGGTCGGCTGCGCGAGGGCGCCGCGCCGCCGACACTGTCGGCGCTGCCATTCGTCGTGCTGGTAGTGGACATCGCCGTGAATTTCTGGCGCGCGCGGGCGCTCCACAAGACCGCGATGGATACCAAGAGCCAGGCGCTGGAAGCCGACGCGCTGCATTTCGCGTCCGACGTGCTCGGCTCCTTCGCCGTCATCGCCGGCCTGGGCCTCACCGCGCTGGGCTATGCGTGGGGTGATTCCGGCGCCGCCATCGCGGTCGCTGTTCTGATCTCGATCCTGGGCCTGCGGCTCGGCAAGTCCACCATCGAGACGCTGCTGGACCGCGCACCGGACGGCGCATCCGAGAAGGCCGAGGCGGCCATCCGCGGAATTCCCGGCGTGGTCGATGTGGAACGGCTGCGGGTGCGGATGGTGGGGGCGCGGCATTTCGTCGATGCCACGGTGCATGTGCCCCGCACCTACCCGATCGACCGCATCGACGACATCAAGCGCAAGGCGCAGGATGCGGTGAGCGAAGCCCTTCACGACGCCGACCTGACCTTCACTGCCACCCCGGTCGCGCACAGCAATGAGAGCGTGCGCGAGCGAATCATGGTGATCGCCCGCAACTCCGGTCTCGCTATCCATCATGTGACGGTTCACGACCTCGGCGAAAAGCTGACCGTCAGCATTGACCTCGAGGTCGATGGCGACATGCCGCTGAAGGACGCCCACGATATTGCGCATCGGCTGGAGGCCTCGATCCGCGAGGAGTTCGGCGCCGACGCCGAGGTCGATACCCACATCGAACCGCTCGAGCCGGAGCTTCCGCTCGGCAGCGACGCCGCACCGGGGCGAGTCGAGACCGTTCAGCGGGCACTGTCGCGCTTCGCCGCCGAGGGCGGCGCGATCCACGACGTGCACAATGTGCGGGTCCGCGATACCGACGCGGGCGAGATCGTCAATTTCCATTGCCGCGCGGTGCCCTCAATGAGCGTCATCGACGTGCATGAGAAAGTCGACGAGATCGAGCGCGCCCTGCGCCATGCGTTCCCATCCGTGAAGCGCGTCATCAGCCACGCCGAGCCCGCGCGTTAG
- a CDS encoding zinc-binding dehydrogenase: MKAYVYGANGAAITDVPKPSPKGPQVLVKVHACGMNRADLGMIKGHVHGSAGGVGTVLGMEWAGEIAELGPDAEGVKVGDRVMGSGAGGYAEYAVTDYGRVFSIPTGMDFEQAASLTLALTTMHNAVMTNGALQPGQSLLVQGASSGVGLMAQQIAKLKGAKLVIGSSTDPKRRAQLTTHGADIAINSSDPAWVDQVLKATNGGGVDVIIDQVSGKLMNQNLAATKVLGRIVNVGRLGGTHGDFDFDLHAARRISYIGVTFRTRSIEEIRDIFTAVKQDIWPAVESGKLKLPIDRVFPFGDIAQAVEYMSANKHFGKIVLKF; the protein is encoded by the coding sequence ATGAAAGCCTATGTCTACGGCGCGAATGGCGCCGCGATCACCGACGTGCCAAAGCCCTCGCCGAAGGGGCCGCAGGTTCTGGTCAAAGTTCATGCCTGCGGCATGAACCGTGCCGATCTGGGCATGATCAAGGGCCACGTCCACGGCTCCGCCGGCGGCGTCGGTACCGTGCTCGGCATGGAATGGGCCGGGGAGATTGCCGAACTCGGACCTGATGCAGAGGGTGTGAAGGTCGGCGACCGCGTGATGGGCTCCGGCGCGGGAGGCTACGCCGAATACGCCGTGACCGACTATGGCCGAGTGTTCTCCATACCTACGGGCATGGACTTCGAGCAGGCCGCATCGCTGACGCTGGCTCTGACCACCATGCACAACGCTGTGATGACAAACGGCGCGCTCCAGCCGGGCCAGAGTCTTCTGGTCCAGGGCGCGAGTTCAGGTGTCGGGCTGATGGCGCAGCAGATCGCCAAACTCAAGGGGGCGAAGCTGGTTATCGGCTCCTCCACCGACCCGAAGCGCCGCGCGCAGCTCACCACTCACGGTGCGGACATCGCCATCAATTCCAGCGATCCCGCGTGGGTCGATCAGGTGCTGAAAGCAACCAACGGCGGAGGCGTCGATGTCATCATCGATCAGGTGTCCGGCAAGCTGATGAACCAGAACCTCGCCGCAACCAAGGTGCTCGGCCGCATCGTCAACGTCGGCCGTCTCGGCGGCACCCACGGCGATTTCGACTTCGATCTCCACGCCGCGCGGCGTATCAGCTACATCGGAGTGACGTTCCGCACGCGCTCGATCGAGGAGATCCGCGACATCTTCACTGCGGTGAAGCAGGACATCTGGCCCGCGGTTGAATCCGGCAAATTGAAACTACCGATCGACCGCGTGTTCCCGTTCGGCGATATCGCACAGGCCGTGGAGTATATGTCGGCCAACAAGCACTTCGGTAAGATTGTCCTGAAGTTCTGA
- a CDS encoding transporter substrate-binding domain-containing protein yields the protein MALISLSVLPFAHAQTQKAAVPQKRELVVGVKDAPPFALKGSDGAWSGLSIELWRQVAKATNQTFRLVEARDMPQLIEETAAGRFDVAVGAITITVDREKVLDFTQSYYSTGTGIAVPIVSVMNWGTLGRALTSFNFLQAIIALISLTLGAGILVWLLERRQNEYFGGSITKGISSSVWWSTLAMTQRSSAEKGPQTILGRSVAVIWLVVSVITIAVFTAGVTSVLTTSQIQGTIYGVADLASVRVGTVKGTSSEGDLLRRKIKFQPYETPGDGLKALRAGRIDAFVYDKPLLAWAIRQGYASRLKLLDISIETQNYAFALPPDSRLRKSLSIAILDAIQREAWSEARIRYLGEDSLSSP from the coding sequence GTGGCGCTGATATCGTTGTCGGTTCTGCCGTTTGCCCACGCGCAGACGCAGAAGGCAGCGGTGCCTCAGAAGCGCGAGCTTGTGGTCGGCGTCAAGGACGCGCCGCCGTTCGCGCTGAAGGGGTCCGATGGCGCGTGGTCGGGCCTCAGCATTGAACTGTGGCGGCAGGTTGCAAAGGCGACGAACCAGACGTTCCGCCTCGTCGAAGCCCGGGATATGCCTCAGTTGATCGAGGAAACGGCCGCGGGACGTTTCGACGTCGCTGTCGGTGCGATCACGATCACCGTCGATCGTGAGAAGGTTCTCGATTTCACGCAGTCCTATTATTCGACCGGCACCGGCATCGCCGTTCCGATTGTCAGCGTGATGAACTGGGGCACGCTGGGCCGTGCGCTGACTTCGTTCAATTTTCTGCAAGCGATTATCGCGCTGATCTCGCTGACGCTCGGCGCCGGCATTCTGGTCTGGCTGCTGGAGCGGCGGCAGAACGAATATTTCGGCGGCAGCATCACCAAGGGCATCAGCTCCAGCGTGTGGTGGTCGACGTTGGCGATGACCCAGCGGTCGTCGGCGGAGAAAGGGCCGCAGACCATTCTTGGCCGCAGCGTGGCGGTCATCTGGCTGGTGGTGTCGGTGATCACGATTGCGGTCTTTACCGCTGGCGTAACGTCGGTGCTGACTACATCGCAAATCCAGGGAACAATCTACGGCGTCGCCGACCTTGCGTCGGTGCGCGTCGGCACCGTCAAGGGGACATCGTCCGAAGGCGATCTTCTGCGGCGCAAGATCAAGTTCCAGCCGTACGAAACACCAGGCGACGGCCTGAAGGCACTGCGTGCCGGCCGCATCGACGCGTTCGTCTATGACAAGCCGTTGCTCGCGTGGGCGATCCGGCAGGGGTACGCGTCGCGGCTTAAGCTGCTCGATATCTCGATCGAGACGCAAAACTATGCCTTCGCGCTGCCGCCTGACAGCCGGCTGCGAAAGTCGCTGTCGATTGCGATCCTCGACGCGATCCAGAGAGAGGCATGGAGCGAGGCGCGTATCCGCTATCTCGGAGAGGACTCGCTGAGTTCGCCGTGA